Genomic segment of Panicum virgatum strain AP13 chromosome 9N, P.virgatum_v5, whole genome shotgun sequence:
GGGCCTCAATGGGTAGTAGCGTTGCACACCGCTACAGACGTGTGGTTTGGAGCCCCTGGTTACTCCAACAGTGAATCCACCCTACAGTAACTATCTTTATCAACGATCAAGAGAATGCTATTATAGCACGTAAGTATTTACTCTCTATTTTTTTACATAGCATATTagttttgtcctaagtcaatttttatcaattttgatcgaatttgtagaaaaaaataataacatttacaatacaaaatttattttattgaatCCACTATGAAATGTATATTGATAGTGTATAGTTGGGTAGTAAAGTTTGATTAAAGTTGGCTAACTTTGACTTAGTATAAACCTAATAAAATATGTAAATAATAACGGAGTGAGTATTTGTTTGGCTTCTACTTCTAGATTCTACTCGGTACTATGTGCAACTATTAAGAGAAGATACTTGAGAAGCATgtataaaactttttttttgtgaaatgtTTAAAACTTTTTGTGTGCTTGAAAAATTTGAAACCTCTTAAAAGCAAACTCTACTCGTATCAGCTCAGCGGAAGCACTTATAAACCCAACCAAAAAGTCTTATTGGCGTGCTACAGGTATTGAGAACTTTAAGATCCGTGCTGAGCATGTGTAATCTTAAGAAGCTTTCCCACCTAATAGACCTGGCCGAAATTTGTTTGCGCGATTCTGTCCCCGTCGTGGCCTCGTCGTCCCCTGGACGACTTTTCCCACACACAACCCCAACCCCAGCCCACCGCGGCGCGGCGGAATCCAGTTCCACCCAGCCGAGCCCCCCAACCCAAATCGAGCCGAGCCCCCCGCGCCGCCGAATCCCGCGGCCTCGGAGATCCAGAAGGGTCTAGAAGCAGCGGGGGAGGCGCCGCCGGAAGCGGAGGAAAGCAGGCGCCGGTGGTGGCGAAGTCGTCGGcgtcgggggcggcgccggcgccggctgggGTGGCTGCGATGATAACCCGGTcgaagctggtggagcagctccGCGACTACCAGATCCGATCCCAGCACAAGTAAATCCCGCGCCCACCTCCATTCCCCCTCCCACCCCCGACTGGAACTCCGCCTAGTTCGTAGAGATTGACTAGCTGCGTGCTCAGATCTCGTGCTCCCGGATGCGCAAAATTAGCCACACGGTCTGTAGTGCAGTGGGTTGAGCTGCGTCCTTGGTAGGGAATGCGGTTGTAATCTGGTGGGACGAGTCGACTGAGTAGGGAATGCCTGTTTTGATGCGTAGAGGCATTGCCAATTTGCCTGTTTTGACAAGTTATGTTATGGGATTATGGCAGTGTCTGCTCTGGTGATTGTTGTTAAGAACAGGATCTTGTGGTGCTCTCTACCTGGATTTTATATGTCCTGGGGAGCCAAATGCGTTTATATTTGTTCATTCAGTCTATTTCAAACCGGCCTCATTGAAAGTGTCACGGTTTTTTTCTGAATGTAGACTGTACTATAATGTTTCTCATAGGGTTGAGCTTCACTGGTTTTAGCCATGGTTAACAAATCATGCCCTCACTTACTATCTAACACTGCCCTACTACATACAACATTAGAGGGAGTTAACTCATCACTAGCAGCAGCACACTTCCTTGAGGTTTTTAGAACAGCACTGCCAAACCAtgctggcagcagcagcaacaacaacaacaacatagtcttttttcccaagcaagtgaAACCCAAAACCATGCTAGCAGACCACTAAATGTTTCACATGTGCATTTGGAAGTTGCTTGCTCTCTGAACATGTCAGCAACTGTGTAGCATGCAGAATAGTTTCTTCTCCCTGTTAGCCTGTCCTATCTGAGATATATGTTCCACTTCACTAATCTGAACATTCTTCTGCTCTCTATGTTCTGCAGGCGTGACATTATCGGAGCAATCTCATGGGGCTTGCTGTGTTGCTTTCTGATAATATCCTCGTACATGACGCTATACTTCAGGCACTTTTGGCTTAGTGCTGTTATCATCTCACTCGGCATTCTTCTTCCTGCCGGCCTGTATATTTTGAGGCAGAGAAAGCTGGCTAAGAAGAGAGAAAGAAGACTGTTGTTGCCTCTCTCCATGTAATGTTGTTGGTAGATTCCTTGTTTCTGCACTTGTTCTTGTCTTGATAGAATCCTTATTCTTGGCTTGCTGCTTGCCTAGCACACATCCAACATTCTATACGTCTCTGGCCATTAATATACATCCTTAGTGTTTTCCGGAGTTCTACAAGAGTTATGATTATTGCACGATGTGCAAGTAGATATCCTCTAATGTTTTGAGGGTATGATAGGTTGTGCCATACGCTACATTTTTACTTTTTTGGTTTTGGTCTGATGGATACCTGCAGCCTGAAGAAATATCTCAACATGTCAGATTACACAGGGTATCACCACACTTTTGTATCTAAATATTGTTTTTTGTTCTGATGGAACTTGTTAGCTTTGATTTCCTTGTGGATTTCTTATTCCCACAGCCCAATTGATATTTGTTTTGAGAAAGTTGTATGTCGGAAGGCCGAGCCGATAGGCACTGTATATTTTCTTACCGCTGGAATGGATTTGTACTGGTAGTCGCTGCAACTTATTTGCTTCTAATGCTAACTCTTGCAAACATTAACACAGGCGACATGTTTTGCTTGTGCTGTATGCCTGTACCTTTGTACCAGCtcttgagctcaaggtgaactTTACGGTCCTTTTGGACAGAAGTAGGACGAGAATCCAAAGAATGGGATCAGTTTATACAGGATTTCAAGCGTTACCAGTGCGACCCAAATTTCAAAATGATTTTCGATGAATGCgatgtttttttatttgaaaattttgcagGAGCACTGCTATTGTGCTATGTCATATGAATGCAAAGCATGCTGAAATTGCACAGTACGTGACCATCACCCTCGAGGAATTGCGTCGCCTGAGGGCCTGAGGGCACTCTCAGAATTTCAGTCTTCATTTTCTCACAAAAGGAGGAGGCAGTCTTCAGTTTCCATGCTTGCCTTCAAGGGTTGCATGTTTCCAGTGGAGGAAGAAGTTTCATGAACTGATTCCTGCCACTGTCCGCTGTTGGATGATGCGGTTACGTAGTAATGTGTCTGCTGCAGAATCACATTGTCTGATCGGCCCCATAActattcagagtttcagacatTGCTAAGGTGTTCAGGAAATGCACGCAGGTCGATCGGGGCTCATCGATCACCGAGACCGGGAGGAAGACCGATCCACAAACTCACCGAGACATGCGTTACGGGCACGCCATCAACCAACTCAACGCCATCAACTCGCAGTCGGACTCACTCCGGCAATAAATACTCGACTTGCCTCCCTCTCCGACACTCGACTACTCAACTCGCGCGCATTCCTCGCTCGcatcgccaccggccgccgcctctgccccGCCTCCCTGCCTAGGGCAGGCAATCCGCCGTCTTCTCTTCTTCCGATCGCGATGGCCGCCTGCGTAGAGGTAgagcctgctgccgctgcgAGGCCGGCCGGTCTGAAGAGGAAGCGCATCGCCGTCAGCAGCGCGGAGCCGTACGACGAGATGAGCCGCCTCGGCGAGGGGGCCTTCGGCGCGGTCGTCAAGGCGCGCCACCGCGGCACGGGCCAGATCGTCGCCATCAAGCGCGTCGGCGAGGCCCACGGCGGGCACGCTGCGCTGCTGCGGGAGGCGCGCTTCCTCGAGGAGGCGTCAGGCGGCGCCGCCAACCCATTCGTCGTCGGCTTCCACGGCGTCGTCCGCGCCCCGGCCACCTTGGACCTCGGCCTCGTCATGGAGTGCGTAGGCCCCAGCCTCCAcggcctcctccgccagcgCGGGGCCCGTAtatcaattttcttcacatctaatAAATTAATTTTATTCACAAAAACATTCAActgtgagtacatagattcggtATTTTCATGATCAAATTGCTTGAAGCTATTTAGTCTAttaatgagaacatgatatctttcgttTGCCACATTTtttgtgccctcatggttctccTTGATAGTCTTCCAAAGAtccttagcattttcacaagcaaaTACATGATTGAAAATTTTATCATCAAAAGAACTTAAGATTACACATTTTGCAATAGCATCAATTGTTTCTCTTATTGACCTTTGCTTTTCATGCATTCACTAgttactctccaaacatttaggcccttaGCTTGGAGATGTGATTCTAttaaaatcttccatcgttggaagcctgTACCATCGAaccgtggaggaggtcctaaaGAATTCATCCCTTCCCCGatgagctaactcactaggcggtgaagcctaatacCGATCCTATGAGCCGGtaacacaaattgccaatggaattgatttttttttgtgagagaTGTGAGTCCCGGATCTGATAGCAATTGAAAGGAATCGGgagctcgtagcctaagagggggagggggtgaattaggcaaaatAAAAAGTTTAACCTCAAGCTCCAACTACTTGCACATAAATTAACCTAAGATCATACTATCTAGATATGCAACTAGTGTTCAactagtgtgaaaaccctcatcccaaaagagttatgcaacctatagccaatcctatcaagattctactctagaaagtaaagacAAACAGAGattgcaataagtaaatgcggaaacttaAAGAGTGATGAGAGAATGCAAACTCttgtgacacgaggatttatcctgtggttcggttagccacaaagacacacctacatctacgttgttgaagcactcacaaagagtattgcttctcggccaccaagtctcttccgtgaacactcACGGTCATCTTGGCCccaggttccactaaggagcttctccaccgaggaagggggtctccacgttcCCCGTACAAAgcttgtcgacgccgctccacaccaagccggagggtcgttgacgtgccggtgagtcaccaagactccaaggatggccggctcacCGAGATCTTCTTGTTGGCTCACtcaagaaccagccacaaggtaCAATGCCTTGCTACTACACTCACTCATGAGCTATTCTAGCACTCTCACTTACAAGGATGTGCTAAACCTAAAGGATTTGATCACTTTGCTCTTgggttggcttggagatgttcttggatgtgtgtaggtcttctttgaactccagcaatctttaAATGACCGGaggaacccatatatatagccctcaaAGTGAACTTTTAGAGCCGTTAATCTTTTTCTGCGCagggcgtcggataatccgacgtgGCTCTGAGAtaggcgtcggatcatccgaccccactAGGATTCCCCTGATAGCCGTTactctgctgacgtcatttatCCGACTCGTTAATCCGACGCTGTGTGTCTTGCTTGGTGGGATTATCCGGTGTCAATAGAGATTTGAATTCCAAAGCCAACGGCACTTGATCATTTCCACTGACCATTACTCCTACGCTAAGATTTCCAACTTGGttggtcggatcatccgatcccACAGCATGATTTCCAACTCgagaaacatgctctctggtacatcATCCGAGCATTAGTCCAAACCTTCTTTTGACTGCGTTGGATAATCCGACTTCTTTGACATGTTTATCCGACGCAGTCAattcggataatccgaccctACTGtgtctgcagaactcgtccaattcagtatttttttgagttctttcttcgtgttttgtttcACTAGGGCTTTTTACTTCATTCTAGGGACTTGATGAGATACACTTGACACACACGTTAAACTCATTGATtacgttgtcatacgatcaccaaaatcactcgaaataggCTAAATGAGGTTACAGCCCTGCGGCTTGGCGTCGGAGGCAGCGGTGCCCCCACATCATTGGCCATATTGGGAAAGTAACACGCTGAGAGCTCGAGAGCCCGGTCCTGTAGACTAGCGTAGAAGCCACCGTACGGAACAGCTACttgacgccaccgccgccgccaagatcAGGCAAGAACACATCATCGTCCAGCGCCGCCATCCCACCCCTTGCAGCCGGGAACAACACCCAGATGGTGCCGCCTAGCTGCGCGACGGGCAGCACGCCAGCACGGGCGCGAGCCCGGTGCTGCGCTACGTCTGCACGTCTAGCTCGTCACCATCCTGCAACATAAGATCCACGCTAAGTAGCTTCTTGGCAACGAAGACGCTATGCAGTCTTTGCGCCGCCGCTGGGTATCGTGAGCTAACCCGTACAGTTCGCTTCAGCTAGGCGAGTTTGCGGTGTATAGGCTGTGCGGGTTCGCGGCGAGGGTAGAGCCGGCGGGTTCGCAACGTGGGCCGCGCCACTTGCATCCCTAGATAGGGGGGATTACGAATCGATGGCAATAAAATAACACTTGTTCATTCTCTCACCACCACGAGATAACGAAAACAAGTGCGGTGAGGAACGTATCTACTGTATATACACATATAAGCCGTGCAGCCTATCCATTTTGCCTTTGGCGTGCTATGTCAACAAGCTTATCCGCGTCACCTTATTAGCTGCTTAATCAGTAGATCCTCCGTTGACCACGTCGACCGAGAGCTTCGTCGTCGCAGCAGGCACCTTTGCCAATTTGGTATATCAATTTCGCCGCGCCAACATGCGCTTTTCAGAAAGTAAAAAATAGCGTTTTTTGCAATTCTTGAATCGTAGGAGTAAAAGTTAAGCCGCTGCTGCAGTCCCATCTACACACTGTTTAATTTGTCGCCTGCGAATTTAACATCCATAATATTCTCGGTCAACACTCAACAGAGAATGCATGTACTGAATTTAATCTGACCAGCAGATTAATTCTTGTAATATAATTAACCAACTCCTCCAATTCGACAGATAATCAAGCTCCAAAATTAATTAGTAACGAATGTGTACTTAATTTCCTCTTCCTGATGAATCACGAAAGGGCCGGGCATATGCTGGATtaagcccttgtttagttgtaaaaacttttggaattttgacactttagtactttcgtttgtatttggtaattattatccgattatgcgttaactagactcaaaagattcgtctcgcaaattacagacaaactgtttaattagttattttgtttagctatatttaatactttatgtatgcgttcaaagattcgatgtgatgagaaatcttgtaaaattttgaaattttagatGCAACTAAACAAAGCTAAAAAAAAAGTGTAGTGCAGCCTGACGCTGACAACTCAATCGGCACGGCCAGGAGTACGGCGCGGTACAAGTATCTTACGGGCACATACACCGGCACCTGATTGGCTGGTTTATTCAGCGGCCGAATTGTTTGAGGCTGcgtttagttctaaaaaaagtttgtgcagtacccgtcacatgaaattttcggacacatacatggagcattaaatgcagttgaaaaaaataaataattacatagtctaactgatttctacgagatgaatctaataatgctaattaatccatgattagacattaattatcaaataacaacgaaatatgctataATAGCCAAActgaaactttttcaccaactaaacacaccctgagcCGGTCGAAGCAAGACGCAGCCGTCTATTTGGATGGATAATGTACATGATGACCTCAGCGACAGCGCCGGTACAGTACGGCGTGCCGTTGCATCACTGTTGAGTGGAGTACGTAATTGCCGATTGGAATATATACACAGTTAATTAATCCCAATGTCAACGAACTTGCCTGAATGATCAATGTCAACCACCTACTCTCCACGCTAGCTGGCTGCTTGTGCTCAACAAGCATGGAATCGCATGCTATTTAGTAGTACGTCCCACTGccggaaaagaaaaggataggGTTTTTTTTCTATATCTT
This window contains:
- the LOC120688733 gene encoding uncharacterized protein LOC120688733, with protein sequence MITRSKLVEQLRDYQIRSQHKRDIIGAISWGLLCCFLIISSYMTLYFRHFWLSAVIISLGILLPAGLYILRQRKLAKKRERRLLLPLSM
- the LOC120688734 gene encoding cyclin-dependent kinase 5 homolog codes for the protein MAACVEVEPAAAARPAGLKRKRIAVSSAEPYDEMSRLGEGAFGAVVKARHRGTGQIVAIKRVGEAHGGHAALLREARFLEEASGGAANPFVVGFHGVVRAPATLDLGLVMECVGPSLHGLLRQRGAR